Proteins from a single region of Runella sp. SP2:
- a CDS encoding PDZ domain-containing protein yields MMIRFFALWVMNCICVSVASAQVTYYVAPNGQDTHTGTLQRPFKSVSKAISLAKQAKGAKVKIYLREGVYYLPTSITLDATEVKASALEIEGYANEKVTIGGGEAVQLAWKPFKNGIYQAQVSGNTAFEQLFINGQLQHLARFPNYDSTARVFHGTSAEATSPERVRMWSQPEGGHVHALHSGEWGGFHYLITGKSQNGELALEGGWQNNRPSSMHKQHRFVENIWEELDAPHEWYFDKKTRTLYFIPPPNLNLAKARVEVSGLHSLFELRGTPEKPLRNVHFKNLHFIHTERSFMETKEPLVRSDWTFFRGGAVLLEGAENCTITDCEFTDLGGNAIVMSKYNRNNTVKGCYIHHIGASAVAFVGDPKAVRSPSFRYELSIPYEQLDKTPGPKNNNYPQACWVEDNLIHDVGQIEKQATGVQIEMSAQITVRHNSIYNTPRAGINIGDGAWGGHVLEYNDVFNTVLETGDHGAFNSWGRDRFWYANRRYMDSLTAVHPELILLDAQQTTIIRNNRFRCDHGWDIDLDDGSSNYHIYSNVCLNGGLKLREGFYRTVENNIMVNNSFHPHVWFKNSHDVFRHNIVMKKYFPIQINDWGKEIDQNLFPDSAALALAQKNGTDSRSKAGNPVFVNASQGNYTVKNASVALTVGFKNFLMQSFGVQKISLKKRALQPEFPALLTDESVEGKAVAINWLGSLLKNVEGLGERSAYGLPDETGVIITSIGVNSLLSKAGLQPKDVIRVANNKPVKTIRDLLEVYQEVNWQGHMEVEALRNQQWVKVRLPLK; encoded by the coding sequence ATGATGATACGTTTTTTTGCTTTGTGGGTGATGAATTGCATTTGCGTTTCGGTAGCAAGTGCTCAAGTGACGTACTATGTTGCGCCTAACGGGCAAGATACCCATACAGGTACGCTGCAACGGCCCTTCAAAAGCGTATCCAAAGCCATCTCCCTAGCCAAGCAAGCCAAAGGAGCAAAGGTGAAAATCTATTTGCGTGAAGGAGTTTATTATTTGCCTACTTCCATCACGTTGGATGCTACGGAGGTAAAGGCATCAGCGCTGGAAATCGAAGGATATGCCAATGAAAAAGTGACTATTGGCGGGGGAGAAGCTGTACAGTTAGCATGGAAACCGTTTAAAAACGGTATTTATCAGGCTCAAGTAAGCGGTAATACTGCCTTCGAACAACTTTTTATCAATGGGCAATTACAGCATTTGGCACGTTTTCCCAATTATGACTCCACCGCTCGGGTATTTCATGGAACATCGGCGGAGGCAACAAGCCCCGAACGCGTGCGGATGTGGAGTCAACCCGAAGGAGGGCATGTCCACGCCCTTCACTCGGGCGAATGGGGCGGATTTCACTACCTAATTACGGGCAAAAGCCAAAACGGCGAGTTGGCGTTGGAGGGGGGCTGGCAAAACAACCGCCCGTCGTCGATGCACAAACAGCACCGTTTTGTCGAAAATATTTGGGAAGAATTGGATGCACCCCACGAATGGTATTTTGATAAAAAGACCCGTACGCTGTATTTTATCCCGCCACCAAACTTAAATTTGGCCAAAGCACGGGTGGAAGTATCGGGGCTACATTCCTTGTTTGAACTGCGCGGCACTCCCGAAAAACCGTTGCGTAATGTTCATTTCAAAAACCTGCATTTTATACATACCGAACGTAGCTTTATGGAAACCAAAGAACCGTTGGTGCGCAGCGATTGGACGTTTTTTCGCGGTGGAGCCGTGCTGTTGGAGGGAGCAGAAAACTGTACCATTACCGATTGTGAATTTACCGATTTAGGAGGGAATGCCATCGTAATGAGCAAATACAATAGAAATAATACCGTTAAAGGGTGTTATATTCATCATATCGGGGCGAGTGCCGTAGCGTTTGTGGGTGACCCCAAGGCCGTACGTTCTCCCTCGTTTCGGTATGAATTGTCGATTCCCTACGAGCAACTGGATAAAACTCCTGGCCCTAAAAACAACAATTACCCGCAAGCTTGTTGGGTAGAGGATAATTTAATCCACGATGTAGGCCAAATTGAAAAGCAGGCGACGGGGGTTCAAATCGAGATGTCGGCGCAGATTACCGTGCGTCACAATAGTATTTACAACACGCCAAGGGCTGGAATAAACATCGGCGATGGGGCGTGGGGCGGGCACGTGCTGGAGTACAACGATGTGTTTAACACAGTACTAGAGACGGGCGACCACGGCGCGTTTAATTCTTGGGGGCGTGACCGCTTTTGGTACGCTAACCGACGCTACATGGATAGTCTGACAGCGGTACATCCAGAACTGATACTGCTCGATGCGCAGCAAACGACGATTATTCGTAATAACCGTTTTCGCTGCGATCACGGCTGGGACATTGACCTCGACGACGGTTCTTCTAACTATCACATTTACAGCAATGTATGCCTCAATGGTGGCCTCAAACTTCGGGAAGGATTTTACCGAACGGTTGAGAACAACATCATGGTTAACAACTCATTTCACCCGCACGTTTGGTTTAAAAACAGCCACGATGTGTTTCGGCACAACATTGTGATGAAAAAGTATTTTCCTATTCAAATCAACGATTGGGGCAAGGAGATTGACCAAAATTTATTCCCTGATTCAGCTGCTTTGGCGTTGGCTCAAAAGAACGGCACCGACTCCCGAAGTAAGGCTGGAAACCCTGTTTTTGTGAATGCCTCGCAGGGAAATTATACCGTTAAGAACGCATCGGTGGCGCTAACAGTCGGTTTCAAAAACTTTCTGATGCAGTCGTTTGGTGTGCAGAAAATTTCCCTGAAAAAACGAGCTTTACAGCCTGAGTTTCCAGCACTGCTAACCGACGAATCGGTGGAAGGAAAGGCCGTGGCGATTAATTGGCTAGGCAGTTTGCTCAAAAACGTTGAAGGCTTAGGCGAACGCTCTGCCTATGGCCTTCCCGATGAAACGGGCGTCATCATAACGAGTATCGGTGTCAATAGCCTGTTGTCGAAAGCAGGTTTACAACCCAAAGACGTCATCCGCGTGGCCAACAACAAGCCAGTCAAAACCATTCGCGATTTGCTGGAAGTCTATCAAGAAGTCAACTGGCAGGGGCACATGGAAGTAGAAGCATTGCGAAATCAGCAGTGGGTGAAAGTAAGGCTACCGTTAAAGTAA
- a CDS encoding AraC family transcriptional regulator, translating to MRPFVKEYWLLRLGQGSGVPLTMSPAPEQCLYFYPRSQPQPFDATGKPMTSFNTMIMGQATIGNTKLLVPDGYCMFKILFQPGGIYRLLNVPMTYFANTYEESTAVLGGEVKQLSEHICNADSDAEVISLTNEYLVRQLSRSKVAALPIDAVLTQTNLRMQTLDQLASAACVSSRQFERQFLERIGVSPKIYQRLLRFNQVMNLRKQNPTLKWVDITYHCGYFDPNHLLRDFKQFTGVVPSGFDFENAVIY from the coding sequence TTGCGCCCTTTCGTAAAAGAATATTGGCTGCTTCGCCTTGGCCAAGGGAGTGGTGTTCCTTTGACCATGTCTCCCGCACCTGAGCAATGCCTCTATTTTTACCCCCGCAGCCAGCCCCAGCCCTTTGATGCAACAGGAAAACCTATGACCTCTTTTAATACGATGATTATGGGGCAGGCAACAATTGGGAACACCAAGCTGCTGGTTCCAGATGGGTATTGTATGTTTAAGATACTATTTCAGCCTGGTGGAATCTATCGGCTACTAAACGTCCCGATGACGTATTTTGCGAATACATACGAAGAAAGTACGGCGGTGTTGGGTGGAGAGGTGAAGCAGCTTTCAGAACACATTTGCAATGCCGACTCTGACGCCGAAGTTATTTCCTTGACAAACGAGTATTTGGTTCGTCAACTGAGCAGAAGTAAAGTCGCAGCATTACCTATCGACGCTGTCCTGACCCAAACCAATTTACGAATGCAAACCTTAGACCAACTAGCGTCAGCCGCTTGTGTAAGTTCTCGGCAATTTGAGCGTCAGTTTTTGGAACGCATAGGAGTAAGTCCAAAAATTTATCAGCGTCTGCTTCGATTCAATCAGGTGATGAACTTGAGAAAACAAAACCCTACTTTAAAATGGGTCGATATAACGTACCATTGTGGCTATTTTGATCCCAATCACTTGTTACGGGATTTTAAGCAATTTACGGGCGTCGTTCCTTCGGGGTTTGATTTTGAGAATGCTGTGATATACTAA
- a CDS encoding NAD(P)/FAD-dependent oxidoreductase has protein sequence MHVVIIGNGIAGTTAARELRKRSDCRITVISKETDYFFSRTALMYVYMGHLKFEHTQPYENWFWQKNKIELVRGTIESVDFAQRKLFLSADSQTVIYQPTLLERLTKVASKPTTSASQVRELSYDKLIIATGSVPRFGDWSKTHLEGVQGLYSFQDLEKLERSSAGVKQAVIVGGGLIGVELAEMLHSRGIHVTMLVRESSYWRSVLPPEESALVTQHVQKRGIDLRFGCELKEMQGTQRVERVITSQDETIDCQLVGISIGVEPNIDFLRTTSLETQRGILVNEYLETNLPDVYAVGDCVEHRTPPQGRKSVEQIWYTGRIMGETVAQTIGGQRTPYQPGVFFNSAKFFDLEYQTYGEVPAQCPDGIQSFYWQHPSKEIAIRINYRQDTRAVTGFNALGTRLRHATCDAWIRQQRSLDYVLEHFQEADFNPEFFEKLRLSH, from the coding sequence ATGCACGTTGTTATCATCGGGAATGGAATTGCGGGCACCACAGCCGCACGAGAGTTGCGCAAACGTAGCGATTGCCGCATCACGGTTATCTCCAAAGAGACCGACTATTTCTTTTCCCGAACGGCACTGATGTACGTGTATATGGGGCATCTCAAGTTTGAGCATACCCAGCCTTACGAGAATTGGTTTTGGCAAAAAAATAAAATTGAGTTGGTCAGAGGAACGATTGAATCTGTTGATTTTGCCCAACGTAAATTATTTCTTTCGGCCGACAGCCAAACGGTAATTTACCAGCCAACCCTGCTTGAGCGCCTCACCAAAGTAGCTTCAAAACCAACCACTTCTGCCTCTCAAGTACGCGAACTCTCTTACGATAAACTTATCATTGCAACGGGTTCTGTGCCTCGTTTTGGCGACTGGTCCAAAACCCACTTGGAAGGTGTCCAAGGGCTTTATAGTTTTCAGGATTTGGAAAAACTCGAACGGTCGTCGGCAGGAGTAAAACAAGCCGTCATCGTGGGTGGTGGGTTAATTGGGGTCGAATTGGCCGAAATGCTTCATTCGCGCGGCATTCATGTAACTATGCTCGTGCGAGAATCGAGTTATTGGCGCAGTGTATTGCCTCCCGAAGAATCTGCTCTTGTAACCCAGCATGTCCAAAAACGTGGGATTGACCTCCGATTTGGGTGCGAGCTAAAAGAAATGCAAGGTACTCAACGGGTGGAGCGCGTTATCACTTCGCAGGACGAAACGATTGATTGTCAGCTGGTAGGTATTTCAATCGGCGTTGAACCCAATATTGATTTTTTACGTACTACTTCCCTCGAAACGCAACGCGGAATTTTGGTCAATGAGTATTTAGAAACCAATCTCCCTGACGTGTATGCGGTTGGTGACTGCGTCGAACACCGCACACCTCCACAAGGCCGTAAATCGGTGGAGCAAATTTGGTACACGGGCCGCATCATGGGCGAAACCGTTGCTCAGACCATTGGTGGTCAACGGACGCCTTACCAGCCTGGCGTATTTTTTAATTCGGCCAAGTTTTTTGACCTCGAATACCAAACCTACGGCGAAGTTCCCGCCCAATGCCCCGACGGCATTCAGAGCTTTTATTGGCAGCACCCAAGCAAAGAAATCGCCATCCGAATCAACTATCGCCAAGACACACGGGCAGTCACGGGTTTTAACGCCCTTGGTACTCGCCTTCGTCACGCTACTTGCGACGCATGGATACGCCAACAGCGCTCGTTAGACTACGTGTTAGAGCACTTCCAAGAGGCTGACTTTAACCCTGAGTTTTTTGAGAAACTGCGGTTATCACACTGA
- a CDS encoding BamA/TamA family outer membrane protein, with product MLLLALFHSFWLSLFGSSDTTQHVLVRQVTFTGNFRTREHIIRREMDLRPGDVITVQKLDSLLEYDRRKILNTNLFITVELKKKRLDNDTTALSFYTDDGKLIATPQTIDLEVVVKEQWYLLAFPVFELADRNFNEWWYERGRDLSRTIYGTYILHQNLTGNNDRLRLRAEFGFIPRLDLYYSRPYLGKKQKLGMTVGMIRLTNRTLPYRTRADKLIFFPSDSRMRERLNPYVTFTYRPRFYGFHSITAQYSHTNLSDTVARLNPNYFLEGRRQQRYFQLSYSHFFDRRDRVQYPLRGFYYGIVFSRLGLFSSDDVQQWEATANYGQYFSLGKKLFFSYSLKAKTSGPALQPFLQTRGLGYGTDLVRGYELYVIDGQQFALAKTNLRYQLLNRTFNLSKFIKMRQFNTFPLAIYPNIYADFGYTRNQYSALNNSTLANRPLMGIGIGLDVVTWYNFVGRLNYSVNQLGEARPYFSIGREF from the coding sequence ATGCTCCTTCTCGCACTTTTTCATAGTTTTTGGCTTTCGCTGTTTGGCAGCAGCGACACCACCCAGCACGTCCTTGTCCGACAAGTGACTTTTACGGGCAATTTTCGGACCCGAGAGCACATTATCCGCCGCGAAATGGACCTGCGCCCAGGCGATGTGATTACGGTACAAAAGCTTGATTCGCTGCTGGAGTACGACCGCCGCAAAATCCTCAATACCAACTTGTTCATCACGGTAGAGCTAAAAAAAAAGCGCTTAGACAATGACACCACTGCACTGAGTTTTTATACGGACGACGGAAAACTCATTGCAACTCCTCAGACTATCGACTTAGAAGTCGTTGTCAAAGAACAATGGTATTTGCTGGCTTTTCCTGTATTTGAACTCGCCGACCGTAATTTCAACGAATGGTGGTACGAACGCGGGCGCGACCTAAGCCGCACGATTTACGGAACTTACATTTTACACCAAAACCTAACGGGCAACAACGACCGCCTTCGGCTACGCGCTGAGTTTGGGTTTATTCCTCGGCTTGATTTGTATTACTCGCGACCTTATCTGGGTAAAAAACAAAAACTAGGCATGACCGTCGGAATGATTCGGCTAACCAACCGAACCTTGCCCTATCGTACCCGTGCCGATAAACTTATTTTTTTCCCGAGCGACAGCCGTATGCGCGAACGGCTCAACCCCTACGTTACTTTTACCTATCGACCACGGTTCTACGGTTTTCATTCAATAACCGCCCAATATTCGCATACGAACCTCAGCGATACCGTGGCACGCCTAAATCCTAATTATTTTTTGGAAGGTCGCCGACAACAGCGTTATTTCCAGCTGAGCTACTCGCATTTTTTCGACCGTCGCGACCGTGTCCAATATCCTTTAAGAGGGTTTTATTATGGCATAGTTTTTAGCCGATTAGGACTTTTTTCTTCCGATGATGTTCAACAATGGGAGGCTACAGCTAACTATGGCCAATACTTCTCTCTAGGCAAAAAACTCTTTTTCAGTTACAGTCTCAAAGCCAAAACTTCTGGCCCCGCCCTCCAGCCTTTTTTACAGACGCGGGGTTTGGGATACGGTACTGACCTTGTCCGTGGCTATGAACTGTACGTCATTGATGGTCAACAATTTGCCTTAGCTAAAACCAATTTACGCTACCAATTATTAAACCGAACATTTAACTTGAGTAAGTTCATCAAAATGCGTCAGTTTAATACCTTCCCGTTGGCAATTTATCCCAACATCTATGCCGATTTTGGTTATACCCGAAACCAATACAGTGCACTAAACAACAGCACATTGGCCAACCGCCCCTTGATGGGTATTGGCATAGGGCTGGATGTAGTGACTTGGTATAATTTTGTGGGACGGCTCAACTATTCAGTCAATCAATTAGGCGAAGCGCGTCCTTATTTTTCGATAGGCCGAGAGTTCTGA
- a CDS encoding M15 family metallopeptidase, with amino-acid sequence MYNTFLKAKWATGVTVTSYWVSIISYWFQRRRRIAALWIFVSLSLAGYAQTKVGTLEKKFIKHGLVDIQTLDPTLKVELKYSTTDNFIKEDVYGDLERAYLQPMAAQKLVKANQFLKQEKPNYTLLVYDGARPLSVTKIFWARMSHLPYNRREDFVADPAKGSIHNFGCAVDLTVADENGKPLDMGTIFDFFGAVAEPKREAEMLKSGKLSRQQVENRKLLRRVMLKAGFTSIQTEWWHFNALSRAKAKAKYGFIE; translated from the coding sequence ATGTATAATACGTTCTTAAAAGCAAAGTGGGCTACTGGGGTGACTGTTACCAGTTATTGGGTATCGATTATTAGTTATTGGTTTCAGAGGAGAAGAAGAATCGCTGCGCTGTGGATTTTTGTAAGCCTTTCGTTGGCTGGTTATGCCCAGACAAAGGTGGGTACATTGGAGAAAAAGTTTATCAAACACGGTCTAGTGGACATCCAAACCCTCGACCCGACGCTCAAGGTGGAACTCAAGTACTCCACGACCGATAACTTTATCAAAGAAGATGTCTATGGCGACTTAGAGCGCGCTTATTTGCAACCCATGGCGGCCCAAAAATTGGTGAAAGCCAATCAGTTTTTAAAACAAGAAAAGCCCAATTATACGTTGTTGGTGTACGACGGTGCTCGTCCTCTGAGTGTTACCAAGATTTTTTGGGCACGGATGAGTCACTTGCCCTACAATCGCCGCGAAGATTTTGTGGCCGACCCTGCCAAAGGCTCTATTCATAACTTTGGCTGTGCGGTTGACTTAACAGTCGCCGACGAAAATGGCAAGCCGCTGGATATGGGCACTATTTTTGATTTTTTTGGGGCAGTCGCCGAACCAAAACGCGAAGCCGAAATGCTTAAATCGGGCAAGCTATCTCGACAGCAAGTCGAAAACCGAAAGCTGCTACGGCGCGTTATGCTAAAGGCAGGATTTACGTCGATTCAGACCGAATGGTGGCACTTCAATGCCTTATCACGCGCCAAAGCAAAAGCTAAATATGGGTTTATTGAGTAA
- a CDS encoding Gfo/Idh/MocA family protein, which translates to MKSKQKTLSVSRRDFVQKSALAVGSFFIVPRHVIGKGYTAPSDKLNLAAIGAGGKGNSDIFNASNKGVNNVTALCDVDFNSASVVKSVERFPNATKYKDWRVMFEKEGKNIDAVTISTPDHNHAVIAMAAMQLGKHVYVQKPLTHNIYEARMLTEAARKYKVVTQMGNQGASNPAQLQMVEWFNKGLVGPVHTVQIWTNRPVWPQGIPVPTGKPDMPEGIAWDQWVGPAQWVDYHPGYHPFKWRGWWNFGTGALGDIGCHTIDTPFRVLGLNYPTEVECSIGSVFLKDWNPEWIPEGCPPSALVEIKFPATAKNKSPLKMEWMDGGLRPFHPDWIPANEPLSTDGNGANGVLMIGSKGIIACDMYGNNPKIYYKNGDKVEMAKDSKYAAPTNLPEYGHQIHWTEACKAGFGSDKHKGLTSSFDYSGPLTETVLMGNLAIRSYMLRKPQGNGFDYYGRKKLLWDGNNMKITNFDDANQFVSRQYREGWKLV; encoded by the coding sequence ATGAAATCAAAACAAAAGACCTTATCGGTATCAAGACGTGATTTCGTGCAAAAGAGCGCCTTGGCCGTAGGTAGCTTTTTTATTGTACCCCGCCATGTGATTGGAAAGGGTTATACTGCACCATCTGACAAACTTAATTTGGCTGCCATCGGAGCAGGTGGCAAGGGGAACAGTGATATTTTTAATGCTTCCAATAAGGGTGTTAACAATGTAACGGCTCTTTGCGATGTGGATTTTAATAGTGCCTCTGTCGTCAAGTCTGTTGAGCGTTTCCCTAACGCAACGAAGTACAAAGATTGGCGCGTGATGTTTGAAAAAGAAGGAAAAAACATTGATGCCGTTACCATTTCTACACCTGACCACAACCACGCGGTGATTGCGATGGCAGCCATGCAATTGGGCAAGCACGTCTATGTACAAAAACCATTGACCCACAATATCTACGAAGCGCGTATGCTTACGGAAGCTGCTCGTAAGTACAAAGTGGTGACGCAGATGGGTAACCAAGGCGCGTCGAACCCTGCACAACTACAGATGGTTGAGTGGTTCAATAAAGGATTGGTAGGGCCTGTACATACGGTTCAAATTTGGACCAACCGTCCTGTTTGGCCACAAGGGATTCCTGTACCAACGGGTAAGCCTGACATGCCAGAAGGCATCGCTTGGGACCAGTGGGTAGGGCCTGCGCAGTGGGTTGACTATCACCCAGGCTATCACCCGTTCAAATGGCGCGGTTGGTGGAATTTCGGTACGGGCGCGTTGGGTGACATCGGTTGCCACACCATCGATACGCCGTTCCGTGTATTAGGTCTTAATTACCCAACGGAAGTAGAGTGTAGCATAGGTTCGGTATTCTTGAAAGACTGGAATCCAGAGTGGATTCCTGAAGGATGCCCGCCGTCGGCGTTGGTAGAAATTAAATTCCCTGCCACTGCGAAAAACAAGAGCCCATTGAAAATGGAATGGATGGACGGCGGTTTGCGTCCGTTCCACCCTGATTGGATTCCTGCCAACGAGCCACTTAGCACCGACGGAAACGGCGCGAACGGGGTGTTGATGATTGGTAGCAAGGGAATCATTGCCTGCGACATGTACGGCAACAATCCTAAGATTTATTACAAAAACGGCGACAAAGTAGAAATGGCGAAAGACAGCAAGTATGCTGCGCCAACAAACTTGCCAGAATACGGCCACCAAATCCACTGGACCGAGGCTTGTAAGGCAGGTTTTGGGAGCGACAAGCACAAAGGCTTGACGTCATCGTTTGATTACTCAGGACCACTTACTGAAACGGTATTGATGGGTAACTTGGCGATTCGTAGCTACATGCTTCGTAAACCACAAGGTAATGGCTTCGACTACTACGGTCGTAAGAAGTTGTTGTGGGATGGTAACAACATGAAGATTACCAACTTCGACGATGCGAACCAGTTTGTGTCGCGTCAGTACCGCGAAGGTTGGAAATTGGTGTAA
- the folB gene encoding dihydroneopterin aldolase — translation MGTVALEGIEIFAYHGTSDEEQKIGNKFSIDVTIQTDFLEAARLDRLRDTVNYEVVYKVVVEVMSKPSRLLEHIAYNIIEGLRATYPNVESIEVSVSKFNPPVGGVCARSRITMKG, via the coding sequence TTGGGAACAGTAGCATTAGAAGGAATTGAGATATTCGCTTACCACGGCACTTCGGATGAGGAGCAAAAAATTGGCAACAAGTTTTCGATTGATGTCACCATCCAAACCGATTTTTTAGAAGCCGCCCGCCTCGATCGCCTGCGCGACACGGTCAATTACGAAGTGGTATATAAAGTGGTGGTAGAAGTAATGAGCAAGCCAAGTCGGCTGCTGGAGCACATTGCCTACAATATCATCGAAGGACTACGCGCCACCTACCCCAACGTAGAAAGCATCGAAGTCAGCGTATCGAAATTTAACCCGCCCGTCGGGGGCGTCTGTGCGCGTTCGCGCATTACGATGAAAGGGTAA
- a CDS encoding DivIVA domain-containing protein, whose translation MKITPIEIRQHTFQRVLRGYDAEEVNAFLASLSHEWERVLNENKMLKMQLEIAEKELNKLREVELTMFRMLKTAEDTSTQMTEQAKTAAEKYIEDARQKAEELVNEARKKSNMLVIDAENQAKYVREEIMNDFKNQERDFKAMEKYRDNLIVQLKTLANNTVDSVERFEKKFAQNTVAERLEDLKTQVSDAILQGEQTQQARLEAEKIVEEIVESQPPVEEAAPEAVQEVVAEAMTEEPVAEETTDEPTPEEQKPKQEGSFFDQI comes from the coding sequence ATGAAAATCACGCCGATTGAGATTCGTCAACATACTTTCCAAAGAGTCTTACGTGGATACGACGCAGAAGAAGTAAATGCTTTTTTGGCCTCTTTGTCACACGAATGGGAACGCGTGCTCAACGAAAACAAGATGCTAAAAATGCAGCTTGAAATAGCCGAAAAAGAGCTCAACAAACTTCGGGAAGTAGAATTGACGATGTTTAGAATGCTCAAAACGGCGGAAGATACCAGTACGCAAATGACCGAGCAGGCCAAAACAGCCGCCGAAAAATATATCGAAGACGCGCGCCAAAAAGCTGAAGAACTCGTCAACGAAGCGCGGAAGAAGTCGAATATGCTCGTCATTGATGCCGAAAACCAAGCAAAATACGTGCGCGAAGAAATCATGAATGATTTTAAAAATCAGGAACGTGATTTCAAAGCCATGGAGAAATACCGCGACAACCTGATTGTCCAGCTCAAAACCCTCGCCAACAATACGGTGGACAGCGTAGAGCGTTTTGAAAAGAAATTTGCCCAAAATACGGTAGCAGAACGTCTTGAAGACCTTAAAACGCAAGTATCAGACGCCATTCTGCAAGGAGAGCAAACCCAACAAGCTCGCTTAGAAGCGGAGAAGATTGTGGAAGAAATCGTGGAAAGTCAACCTCCTGTGGAAGAAGCTGCACCAGAGGCCGTACAAGAAGTAGTGGCCGAGGCTATGACGGAAGAGCCCGTAGCCGAAGAAACAACCGACGAACCAACTCCTGAAGAGCAAAAACCGAAGCAAGAGGGTTCATTCTTTGACCAAATTTAA
- a CDS encoding M61 family metallopeptidase encodes MYYLLSSPNPESRFIEIECTFLDVETEYLEIQLPAWRPGRYELQHFAKNIQRFGVFNKNNEPLTYRKITKDRWRVETGSETEVVVRYNYYANVQNAGSSYVNNDFWYVNPVNLCVYADAFLNQSCTLQLAIPDTYQIACGLQQTAPKTLFAKDYYELVDSPLMASETLQHRTYQVQDTTFYVWMQGNIKPNWEQIVADFQKFSAAQIAAMGSFPEPEYHFLNLILPTPYYHGVEHRHSTMVVLGPDDEGDGLYLDLLGVSSHELFHAWNIIRIRPKELLPYDFTKENYFTTCFVAEGVTTYYGDLFLRRSGVFNDEGYYRELQTYMKRHFENSRHAQQSLVESSWDLWLDGYEKGIPQRKVSVYHKGALAALILDLTIRKIHGHKRSLDDVMYTLWQRFGIPFVGYTMEDYQAVAEEIAGEALPWYWNDCILSNLPLENHLNDALAWVGLHMVSLGDGTVQLQELESEPAVLERKKWLNGNI; translated from the coding sequence ATGTATTATCTCCTATCATCCCCCAATCCAGAAAGCCGTTTTATTGAAATCGAATGTACATTTCTCGACGTAGAAACTGAATATCTCGAAATCCAACTTCCTGCTTGGCGGCCTGGGAGGTATGAGCTACAGCATTTTGCCAAAAATATTCAGCGTTTTGGAGTTTTCAATAAAAATAATGAGCCACTTACTTATCGGAAAATTACCAAAGACCGCTGGCGGGTAGAAACGGGATCCGAAACGGAAGTGGTGGTTCGTTACAACTACTATGCCAACGTTCAAAATGCAGGAAGTAGCTACGTCAATAACGACTTTTGGTATGTAAATCCTGTAAATCTTTGTGTCTATGCCGATGCGTTTTTGAACCAATCTTGTACACTTCAGCTTGCCATTCCCGATACGTACCAAATTGCCTGTGGATTGCAGCAGACTGCGCCCAAAACGCTGTTCGCCAAAGATTATTACGAACTCGTCGATAGCCCTTTGATGGCTTCCGAAACGCTCCAACACCGTACTTATCAGGTGCAGGATACCACGTTTTACGTTTGGATGCAAGGAAATATCAAGCCCAATTGGGAGCAAATTGTCGCGGATTTTCAGAAATTTTCGGCCGCCCAAATTGCCGCAATGGGTTCTTTTCCCGAACCCGAATATCACTTTTTAAACCTGATTTTACCCACACCGTACTACCACGGCGTTGAACACCGCCACTCAACGATGGTCGTCCTTGGCCCTGACGATGAAGGCGATGGCCTGTACCTCGACCTCCTCGGCGTAAGCTCACACGAGCTATTTCACGCTTGGAACATCATTCGGATTCGGCCGAAAGAATTACTGCCGTACGATTTTACCAAAGAAAATTACTTCACGACTTGCTTTGTGGCCGAAGGAGTGACGACCTACTACGGTGATTTGTTTTTGCGGCGTTCGGGCGTCTTCAATGACGAAGGCTACTATCGCGAGCTACAAACCTACATGAAGCGCCATTTTGAGAACAGCCGTCATGCCCAACAATCGCTGGTAGAGTCGTCGTGGGATTTGTGGCTCGACGGCTACGAGAAGGGAATACCGCAGCGAAAAGTATCGGTGTATCATAAAGGGGCGTTGGCAGCGTTAATTCTTGACTTAACCATTCGCAAGATTCACGGACACAAACGGTCACTTGATGACGTTATGTACACTTTATGGCAAAGATTTGGCATACCTTTTGTAGGATATACGATGGAAGACTACCAAGCAGTGGCTGAAGAAATTGCGGGGGAAGCGCTTCCGTGGTACTGGAACGACTGTATTTTGAGCAATTTACCCCTCGAAAATCACTTAAACGATGCCCTCGCGTGGGTGGGTTTACACATGGTTAGTTTGGGAGACGGGACAGTCCAACTGCAAGAATTAGAAAGTGAACCTGCCGTTTTAGAACGAAAAAAATGGTTAAATGGCAATATTTAA